Genomic DNA from Candidatus Latescibacterota bacterium:
CTCCCAGAATTCCTTTTGGCCTGCCATTTGCAATAATCCCACATATCGTGTTGGTGGCCAGAATTTATAAAGAAACCCAGAAATGGAAAGGGCTCAGATAATGTTTATAAATAGATTTCTTGGATTCTTGCCAAAAAGCAACTTGAAGAAGGCTCTGGGGTTCCTGAACAAGGGTGAGTACAGGAAATCGTGCAGGGAGTTCGAATCATATCTTGCTCGGAAAGCCGGTGTGATAGGAGGTAAGGACCAGGAAATGATTCGGATGTACATGGTAGAGTCCTTTATCGAATATGCGAGGGAACTGGAAATCGCGGGGAAGTACGATGAAGCTGCCATAGAACTCGAGAAAGCGGTCGAACTGCAGCCTCATTATGCAGATGTCCACTTTACCCTTGGGTGCATGTACGGTATTTCAGGAAAAACGGTCAATGCACGGGAGAGCATCAAGAGATCCCTTGCTATTAACCCTGACTACTTCAGGGCAAGAATCATGCTCGCAAAAAGCTATCGTGACGACGGGAAATATGACAGGTGTATCGAAGAGATGGGTATGGCCTTATCCGCTGCCCCTGATTTCTTTTCCGAAAAGGTGCGTGAGTTGACAAGGGAAATCAGGATCGAACCGGATGGCAAAAATGCGGATGATCTCTTTGAACTGCTTCTGGAAGAAAAACCGTCTTCGTCGCAGGTAAGTAAACAGATCGCACTTGAAGCAGTACAGAACGGAGATTATGAATACGCGATAACTGAACTGAAAAAATCTGTATCGATGAATCCAAATTATCCCGACTTGCATAATCTTCTCGGAATAGCTTACGCGAACATGGGGATGACCGATGATGCTGTAATGGAATTTGAGACAGCTTTAAAGGTCAATCCTGACTACCTGAAGGCCAGAATCAACATGGCGCTCACTCTTTACGAAAAAGGTTCTTCGGAAGAGGCGATGACACACCTGAAAGTCATCATGAATCTCGATCCCGAGAACGAATTGGCCAATAATCTTCTCAAGGAACTTGAACCGGTCCTGAACAAGAGGTAGATAGAAGTGAATATCGATTATTATGCAATCCTGGAAGCGTGGCCGACTTCATCAAAGGATGATATAAAGAAAAACTACTTCCGTCTCGCAAAGCTTTATCATCCTGACGTAGCTGGTGACAAGCCAGAGAACAAGGAGCGATTCAAGCGGATCAACGAGGCGTTCAGTGTACTGGACAATACGGAGAAAAGACAGCAGTACGATGAATCACTTAGAAAAAGCAAGCAGCAGGGGTCACGTGACGCCCAGGCATTGCAGGAAAACGACCTGAGAGCTGCCTCCATCGCTTTTCGGCAGGCAAAGGAGTCGATGAGGGACGGGTTCTACGATAAGGCTGTTCTTTTGCTCAAGTCAGCCATCAGGTACAATCCATCCAATCCTACATATCAGAGTTGGTATGGATTCAGCCTTGCGATGACGAACAAGAATCTCCATGAAGCCAGGGACGCTTGCCGTATGGCTATCCAGAGCGAATTTTATAATGCCGACTATCATGCGAACCTGGGGTTTGTATATTTCAAAGCAGGTTTGAAGGCTCAGGCAATAAAGCATTTCAATGAAGCCCTGAAATGGGATAAGGAAAACAGTATAGCAAATAAATTCCTTGATCAGGTCGACAGCGGCAGAAGGAAGGATGTGGGGCCGATTGACAGGATGATCTCGGCCGCAAAGCATCTCTTTGGGGCAAAAAGTAGTTAAATCGCTGGTTTAATCCCGCAAACTCATATTTTTGTTGCATTTTCAGCGCGTCCCGGCTAGTCTCCGCAAGCGAGGTGGTCGTGATGAACAAGACGTCTTTTCTGTGTATTGGCAACAAGGGCAAGGAAAACTCGCTCGTCTATCAGGAAACTCCCAGAAAATCCAGAGGTGAAGAGTTTTTTGTTTTCTTTTCTCCTTCGGATCCCGCGTTCGAACAAGTCGCACGGAAGTTATTCAGGAATATCATTTCTCTTTCCAGGCTCGGGCATCCGTCAAATTTCTTTTCAAAGGTGATAGAGATATTCAAGGATGCGGCTGATCTCTATGATCCGGAAGGTGCTTTTCTCTCAAATTCAACGATCCTTGTCATGATAAAGAGAGAAAAAGATGTCTATCTTCTCCGGAACAGGGGTGTAGAGGCTATTCACAGGGATATCGATAGATCTGTCGAGACCCAGCTTGATGTCTGGCCAGGAGTTCACCGATACGATCTGGATCGGCACACAGGCCAGGTCGAACTTTTTGAAAGTAAAACAGAGGATTTCTTCACATTCCAGCGATTTGAAATGAAACCTGGCAGGCATACCATTGTTTTCGTGCCGTCGAAAGATTTTATTGAAAGGCACCGTGAGGCGATGCTCAACAGTGTATTCTTCCCTTCGATCGAGATGAAAGATAATGGGATCGAGACCGGGATCGATCTGACATTTCCGGCAATGCGATGGAATATACCGACGATTTATGATACGCCGCTGACTGGCGAAAGGAGAATGGGAATGATAAGAAAATGGATTCCGTATTCGGCCGGTGCTGTAGCTGTCATTGCAGCCCTCTTATTTATTTTCAAACCTTTTGGAAGTGGGGGCGATAGTTCGATAGAAGGTGATGTTCTTCTTACAGCTGAAGACGGAACAGAGGAAACAACCGAGATAAGAGTTGCTGAACATCCTGGATCTGAAAAGACTGTTGAGGAGGAAACCCCTCTGCCAGGCAGCATTTCTGGCGAAGTGACGATAAGTCTGGTTGATGGGTGGAAAAAGAAATTCGAGGCGCCTGTAACGTCCTCGCCTGTCATAACAGGGGATCAGGTCATATTTGGATGCCGTGACGGGAAGCTGTATTCCTTCAGCAGGGATGGGGCCCTTCTATGGAAATACGAAGGAAAACAGGGAATCGGAGCTTCTCCGTGTGTGTCTGAAGGAAGAGTGATCTGCGCTGATTACGAGGGAAATGTCTTTTGTCTCGACGCGTTATCGGGCAGACTCATATGGAACAATGTGACTGGGGACAAGATCGTAAGTTCGCCCGTCGTCGGGAAGGGCCTGGTTATCACCGGGACGACAAAGGGGACCCTCTCAGCGTATTCCCTTGAAGACGGAAGACTATTATGGAGTGAAAAGATCGGTACGGGAATCTGGGCGACGAGTACCATAGAGGATGATTTTGTCATCGCAGCGACAACTGATGGATCATTGGTGAGACTGAATCATTCCGGGAGGGTACTCTGGAGAGTCAAGCCTGGTGGGGATATCTATTCGAGTCCTCTCGTTCTGAGAGAAAATGACCTTGTCATTTTCGGTACAGGAGATCGGTTCATATACGCATATTCTCTCTCGGCGGGCAATCTCATGTGGAGATTTTCAGCAGGCAGCGACATAAGGAGCGCTCCTGTGACAAACGGAAGTGACATATTTGTCGGTTCGGAAGACGGAAATCTTTTTGCTTTGACATCAGCCGGAACTCTTTCATGGAAGAAAAATGTCGGCGGTGCGGTAAGATCGCGGCCTCTTCTCGCTGGAGATGTTGTGTTTGTAACGACATACGGTTCAAGACTGAAAGCGTTCAAATCGATAGATGGGGAGCCTGTGGATGAATACAGGGTAGAATCTCCCGTCTATTCATCGCCGGCGACTGATGGTAAATTGATTTATTTCGGGTCAAATCAGGGGTATTTTCATGCTGCTCGCCTTGAGCGTGGCATCAGTTAGGCCGGTTGTCAGGTGTCGAATCCCCGACAATCAGCTCAGGGACAATACTACCTTCCTTGCTTATTTTTCGCCCGTAAGCTATTTTCCGGGTAAATCGGAGGTTATTTGAGTGTTTAAGGGAATTGTAAGGAAATTATTCGGGGATCGAAAATCGAGACTCATGAAAGGGCTTGAACCGAGGATCGAGGAGATCAAGGGATACGCGGAAGGCTATTTATCCCTGGGCGATGAACAATTCCCCGAAAAGACCCTTGAATTCATTGAAAGGTTGAAGGCTGGCGAGACGACGGACGATATTCTGCCTGAAGCATTTGGCCTCGCATACGAAGCCTGCAGGCGTCATGTCGGTAAAAGCTGGGTCGTGGTCGGGCAGGAGCTCAAGTGGGAAATGATCCCTTTTGATGTTCAACTAGCCGGGGCGATAGCCCTTCACGAAGGGTCAATAGCTGAGATGGCCACTGGTGAGGGAAAGACTCTCGCGGCAGTCATGCCACTATACCTCAATGCCCTTAAGAAAAAAGGCGCTCATCTCGTCACAGTCAATGACTACCTGGCGAAAAGGGATTCGGAGTGGATGGGGGAGATCTACAGCTTTCTGGGACTTACTTTCGGGTGTCTTCAGAACGACATGAGTCCTTCAGAAAAGCTGGAGATCTATAGACGCGATATCACTTACGGTACGAACAACGAGTTCGGATTCGATTATCTCAGGGACAATATGAAGATGAGCAGGGATCAACAGGTCCAGCATCATCACTTTTACGCAATAGTAGATGAGGTAGACAGTGTTCTGGTAGACGAGGCACGAACACCTCTCATAATCTCCGGGCCGGTATCCGGTTCTTCAAAAAACGAAAATTTCGCACTTCTCAGAAACCGGGTCGAAGCTCTTGTTAGAAAACAGAAAAGGATGATAAATGATATCCTGACCGAAGTAGAAAAATCGGCCGGAAAAGAAGATGACGAAAGTGATGACGATCTTGGTATAAAGCTGCTTCTTGCAAGAAGAGGTGATCCCAAGAACAAGAGATTCATGAAGTTGCGCAAATCTCCCGGTTATGAAAAGATGATGCTCAGGGCTGAAGCAGATTTTATGAGGGAGAAGAGGCTTCATGAACTCGACGAGGAGTTGTATTTCGTCATTGACGAAAGGGCAAACACAATTGACCTTACCGATAAGGGCAGAAACAATCTCTCTGCGGAAGACCAGGAGATGTTCATTCTGCCGGATCTGAGTCTGGAAATCAAGAATATCGACTCCAACGAGTCCCTCGATTTCAAGAGTAAGCTGGCCAGGAAGGACGAGGCTTACAGACGTTACGCAAGCAAGAGCGAGATCATTCATAACTTTTCACAACTTTTAAAGGCCTACACACTCTTCGAAAAGGATGTCGAATATGTCGTGCAGGACGGAAAAGTTATGATCGTTGATGAATTTACAGGCAGGTTGATGGCGGGCAGAAGATTCAGCGATGGACTTCACCAGGCCCTGGAGGCGAAAGAAAAGGTGCGGATCGAGGGAGAAACCCAGACATTCGCCACTATCACCCTTCAGAACTTCTTCAGGATGTACGACAAGCTGGCCGGGATGACGGGAACCGCCGAGACTGAAGAAGAGGAATTTCACAAGATATACAAGCTTGCCGTAAATGTTATGCCGACAAACAAACCGATACGGCGCATAGACTATGATGATGTCATCTTCAGGACCAAGAGAGAAAAATACACAGCTATCATCAAGGAAATAAGAAGACTTCACGAAGCAGGCCTGCCGGTTCTTGTGGGAACCGTCACCGTAGAAGTCTCAGAGACCCTCAGCAGGATGCTCAAACGCGATGGTATCCCTCACAATGTGCTCAACGCAAAGCACCACCAGAGAGAGGCAGAAATTGTCTCCTCAGCCGGAAAGAAAGGCGCGGTCACTATAGCTACTAATATGGCCGGACGTGGAACAGACATCAAACTCGAAGCAGGAGTGGTCAAGTGTGAGAGGTGCTGTATACTCTGCGAGACCCCCGACGATTGTCCTCAGTGTCCTAATGGAGAAAAAAAGACGGAATGCACAGAAGACGTGCCTTGTGGACTTCATATTATCGGAACCGAGAGACATGAGAGCAGGAGGATCGACAGGCAGCTCAGGGGGCGTTCGGGCAGGCAGGGTGATCCCGGTTCTTCGCGTTTCTTTATTTCCCTGGAAGACGAATTGATGAGGCTGTTCGGGTCCGAAAGGATATCATCGGTGATGGACAGGCTCGGGGTCGAGGATGGTGAAGTCATAACCCATCCGTTTATCACAAAAGCCATAGAAAAATCTCAGAAAAAAGTTGAAATGTACAACTTCGGGATCAGGAAGAGACTTCTCGAATACGACGACGTGATGAACATGCAGAGAGAAGTCATATATGGGCGCAGGAACGAGATGCTTGCTCTTAAGAGTATAGATGAAATGGTAGAAGGACTTATCGATAATGTCAGTGATGGGATCCAGGAGAAATACCTGCCAGAAGAGTCCGAGGTAGATGAGTGGGATCTTGACGGTGCATGTTCCGAGATGGAGAATATATTCCTCGCGCCGTTCGAGAGCGGAGATATCTCTGAAAAGGTCAAAAAGACGCCGGGAGCCGTATTGACGCTTATGAAAGAAACCGCTCTCAAGGCTTTTGAAATGAGAAAGGCGACTATACCACCCGACATCCTTGAAAAATTCGGCCAGATCATCATGCTTCAGAGCATAGATGAAAAATGGATGGACCATCTTCACGAACTTGATAATCTCAAAGAAGGCATACATCTTCGTTCATACGCTCAGAAGGACCCACTACTTGAATACAAACAGGAAGCGTTTGGGATGTTTTCCGAGATGCTCGAGGATATCGACAAATCGATCTTGTGGGGGCTGTTTCATGCCCGTCTCCAGCCCGAAGATGAAAGCCGGAGACAGAGAAACGTGGATTCCGGAGTCGCGGTGCACCAGGTCGCTGATGCGTACAGCGCTGGAAGACCACAGGCCCAGTCTGGGAAATCTTCTGCAGGAGGTACTTCCGGTCGTCCGCCTCAGCCGCGACCTGCAATGAGAGAGGAACCGAAAGTAGGACGGAACGATCCATGTCCTTGCGGAAGTGGTAAAAAATATAAAAAGTGTTGCGGAAAGAAAGACGTATAAGCATTATTCTCCATTGAACAATATGGACCAACAGCTTTCAGACGGGGATGGAGATGAAGGAACGCATCAAGGAGATCATAACCTATATCATGGACCTGAGAACAGGTGATCCTTTCGATATGGCGTTTATGTACGATGAATTAGAGGACCTGGGTTACTCCAGCGATGAGATCGACCAGGCTTTTACTATCCTTGATTTTGACGGTGAGACTGGAGATATCGATTCGCCGTCATTCGTCCATAATAAGAACAGGATCCTTGGCGAAGGAGAAAAAATAGTGCTTTCGATTGAAGCTCAGGGATACCTGCTCCGCCTCAGGGCCTCGGGTTGGCTTACAGAAGTCCAACTTAGTCTGATCATAGAAAATGCTGCAATCGATTATCAGGTCCCGATATCTGTCAATGAAATCATTGAGCTTACTGAAAGGTATGTACCGGAGATACCAGACGACATCCTTACCGGATCGGGCAGACCTTCCGACATGCTGAATTAGACAGGGAGAATAATTTGAATCAGGTGCTTGTTATTGTAGAGTCCCCCGCAAAAGCCAGGACGATAAAGAAATATCTTGGAAAAGGTTATAAGGTCAAGGCTTCGGTCGGGCATATCAGAGATCTTCC
This window encodes:
- a CDS encoding tetratricopeptide repeat protein; the encoded protein is MFINRFLGFLPKSNLKKALGFLNKGEYRKSCREFESYLARKAGVIGGKDQEMIRMYMVESFIEYARELEIAGKYDEAAIELEKAVELQPHYADVHFTLGCMYGISGKTVNARESIKRSLAINPDYFRARIMLAKSYRDDGKYDRCIEEMGMALSAAPDFFSEKVRELTREIRIEPDGKNADDLFELLLEEKPSSSQVSKQIALEAVQNGDYEYAITELKKSVSMNPNYPDLHNLLGIAYANMGMTDDAVMEFETALKVNPDYLKARINMALTLYEKGSSEEAMTHLKVIMNLDPENELANNLLKELEPVLNKR
- a CDS encoding DnaJ domain-containing protein, with translation MNIDYYAILEAWPTSSKDDIKKNYFRLAKLYHPDVAGDKPENKERFKRINEAFSVLDNTEKRQQYDESLRKSKQQGSRDAQALQENDLRAASIAFRQAKESMRDGFYDKAVLLLKSAIRYNPSNPTYQSWYGFSLAMTNKNLHEARDACRMAIQSEFYNADYHANLGFVYFKAGLKAQAIKHFNEALKWDKENSIANKFLDQVDSGRRKDVGPIDRMISAAKHLFGAKSS
- a CDS encoding PQQ-binding-like beta-propeller repeat protein, with the translated sequence MNKTSFLCIGNKGKENSLVYQETPRKSRGEEFFVFFSPSDPAFEQVARKLFRNIISLSRLGHPSNFFSKVIEIFKDAADLYDPEGAFLSNSTILVMIKREKDVYLLRNRGVEAIHRDIDRSVETQLDVWPGVHRYDLDRHTGQVELFESKTEDFFTFQRFEMKPGRHTIVFVPSKDFIERHREAMLNSVFFPSIEMKDNGIETGIDLTFPAMRWNIPTIYDTPLTGERRMGMIRKWIPYSAGAVAVIAALLFIFKPFGSGGDSSIEGDVLLTAEDGTEETTEIRVAEHPGSEKTVEEETPLPGSISGEVTISLVDGWKKKFEAPVTSSPVITGDQVIFGCRDGKLYSFSRDGALLWKYEGKQGIGASPCVSEGRVICADYEGNVFCLDALSGRLIWNNVTGDKIVSSPVVGKGLVITGTTKGTLSAYSLEDGRLLWSEKIGTGIWATSTIEDDFVIAATTDGSLVRLNHSGRVLWRVKPGGDIYSSPLVLRENDLVIFGTGDRFIYAYSLSAGNLMWRFSAGSDIRSAPVTNGSDIFVGSEDGNLFALTSAGTLSWKKNVGGAVRSRPLLAGDVVFVTTYGSRLKAFKSIDGEPVDEYRVESPVYSSPATDGKLIYFGSNQGYFHAARLERGIS
- the secA gene encoding preprotein translocase subunit SecA, with amino-acid sequence MFKGIVRKLFGDRKSRLMKGLEPRIEEIKGYAEGYLSLGDEQFPEKTLEFIERLKAGETTDDILPEAFGLAYEACRRHVGKSWVVVGQELKWEMIPFDVQLAGAIALHEGSIAEMATGEGKTLAAVMPLYLNALKKKGAHLVTVNDYLAKRDSEWMGEIYSFLGLTFGCLQNDMSPSEKLEIYRRDITYGTNNEFGFDYLRDNMKMSRDQQVQHHHFYAIVDEVDSVLVDEARTPLIISGPVSGSSKNENFALLRNRVEALVRKQKRMINDILTEVEKSAGKEDDESDDDLGIKLLLARRGDPKNKRFMKLRKSPGYEKMMLRAEADFMREKRLHELDEELYFVIDERANTIDLTDKGRNNLSAEDQEMFILPDLSLEIKNIDSNESLDFKSKLARKDEAYRRYASKSEIIHNFSQLLKAYTLFEKDVEYVVQDGKVMIVDEFTGRLMAGRRFSDGLHQALEAKEKVRIEGETQTFATITLQNFFRMYDKLAGMTGTAETEEEEFHKIYKLAVNVMPTNKPIRRIDYDDVIFRTKREKYTAIIKEIRRLHEAGLPVLVGTVTVEVSETLSRMLKRDGIPHNVLNAKHHQREAEIVSSAGKKGAVTIATNMAGRGTDIKLEAGVVKCERCCILCETPDDCPQCPNGEKKTECTEDVPCGLHIIGTERHESRRIDRQLRGRSGRQGDPGSSRFFISLEDELMRLFGSERISSVMDRLGVEDGEVITHPFITKAIEKSQKKVEMYNFGIRKRLLEYDDVMNMQREVIYGRRNEMLALKSIDEMVEGLIDNVSDGIQEKYLPEESEVDEWDLDGACSEMENIFLAPFESGDISEKVKKTPGAVLTLMKETALKAFEMRKATIPPDILEKFGQIIMLQSIDEKWMDHLHELDNLKEGIHLRSYAQKDPLLEYKQEAFGMFSEMLEDIDKSILWGLFHARLQPEDESRRQRNVDSGVAVHQVADAYSAGRPQAQSGKSSAGGTSGRPPQPRPAMREEPKVGRNDPCPCGSGKKYKKCCGKKDV
- a CDS encoding DUF494 family protein, with translation MKERIKEIITYIMDLRTGDPFDMAFMYDELEDLGYSSDEIDQAFTILDFDGETGDIDSPSFVHNKNRILGEGEKIVLSIEAQGYLLRLRASGWLTEVQLSLIIENAAIDYQVPISVNEIIELTERYVPEIPDDILTGSGRPSDMLN